The genome window atcaataaaaatgcatttctgatCTCAATGTATATATTTATCTGTAAACTGTGTTAGCGTTAGTTTGATATACTCAGCCATGAGTGAATATCCTGCAGCTTAGCAAAGCTCCTCGAACCAGAAAGTCTAACAGCTCATCATCCTCCTGACCCTGACACAGGTCCCGCCTATAATTATGGTTTTACCTCCATCCCAGAGACTCTGGGTGGGGATGCTGGCAGTAATGGTGGCTTTGGTTGTGGAGTTCCCCGGAGCTCTGCCGAAGTGCATCTTTGATGAGGTTCAGGCTCAGAACGGGGTGGTCCGAGCTGCACCCCGTGGCCCACCCAGTCTCAGAGCCCAGGCCGGGCAGCAAACTCATCATCCTGGATGGAGGGCATCGCCCCTGCAAGGCCtgtcagagaggcagaggagaagtGAGAGAAAGATACCCCCGCCCACTCCCACCTCGCCACAGCCAATCAGGATCCGGAGCTGGGTTCCGAAGGAGAGCAACAACCTATCAGAGGTTGAGGAGAAGAGAGTGGCGGCAGCGGTTGAGGAGGCTGTGAGGATGGTGTCTTCTTTACTGTCAGGTGAAAAAacggaacacacacacacacacacacacactctgaaatgTACAATAATGAACTGTTGACCTTTAACAGTGGACAGAGGGAAGGGTCCGTTGCTGCTCAGCAGAGACATCAACAAATACTGCAAGTTTATCTGGAGGAATTCAAGTACTGCCAACtacaacaggtgtgtgtgtgtgtgtgtgtgtgtgtgtgtgtgtgtgtgtgtgtgtgtggcttcagCCCATGAGACACACTCCTTGGGACTATTTTGCTTCCGTCTTCTTTTAGacaaatggaaagaaaacatccaaaatacacaCGCAAGAGTTTATTTTAGTGATTTAAATGAGTGCCCATTTAATTATATAGcctcatttacacattttttatttacaatacaAATAATTTTCTCACTGTAACTAAATAgctggggaagtttcatggtgatatctaTTAGTTGTAGCCCATCCACCCATAGTGTTGACACaggattgtgtttttatttttatgacaatATATTTTCCAGTTTATccaaagaaacataaagaactTTCATGGGTTATACACCTTAACTCAAATTATCAAGATTTATGTAAACTTCACTTTATGTTGCAACCTTAGATATGACAGAATTACAGGTGTGAGCTCTCTAGAAAACAGGGTGGCTGGCAGaatatcatttatatattaaaCATCACCACTTGCTGAAATCCATTTGGGTCGCATAATCGGCTTGTTTTTGATCAGCCGTCCTTTCCCTTTCACGTGGCACAGTGAAATAAAGGAGAGATGttgcaaaaatgtattaaaaagtcACAGTTCTCCTTCCTGCAGGTGCGGTCGAGCCAACAGCAACTACAGATCTGAGACCTGTCTGGATGTGACAGTAGGTATCAACCTGAATGATTTTGCTATAGGAATGTAACCCAGCACCTAATATGTTACACGCTGTTTGCTGTCCTCGTTACCAACAGATCCCAGATGATCACCTGGCCGGGTGTCGTATTTACCCAGAGGCTGATTCACCTCGCAGGACTGAGCTCCGTCCTGACGGCGCTGGACTCCCTGACACCGACTTCCTGCTGTACCTCCACCTAGGGGCCACTGACAAGTGTAGAGCCGAGGTAGGGAGCCACTGAAGCTTAAAGCACAACTGAGAAGTGAATAGAAAGTACATAGTTAAAGCACTTTTAAGAAGAGAAACTGACAAAGTGTTGCAATGGAACACCCCTCAGCCTAACGTGTTGGCCTACGCCGTCCACTGCCAGACGGACGCCCATGGGCGACCTGTAGCTGGGGTGGTGGTGATCTGCCGGGACAGACTGACAAGAGCCGCATACAGCCACCAGACTTCTGTACAGGTACCATCATCAATATCCATTTCATCATGTGAGTTCTTCTAAACATGTGTCGAATcgtgtgtttcctctgttttttccaGGCTGTGATCCACGAGCTGTTTCACGCGCTTGGTTTCTCCAAGCATCTCTTCCACACCTGGAGAGACTGTTCGTCCACCAACACAGGTTTTAAACGctcatttcatcatcataaCGTGGAATCTGGctcatttgttgtgttgttcagtGTGACTAACTAGTATAATTGGGTGTGAAATGATCAGGGGACAACTGGACCTACTTGCGGGTTGTGCGCATTTATTGTGGTAACTGAAAAAGCAATGACTTCCTGATTGTgaaacatttactttgtttgaTAGCAGACTTGACGTGTGTCTTCTAAATGTTGCTTTGCTTTTATACTTTGGaattaatcatattttttttttttttgcaaatgtggttggaaaaaagtgagagagagacagaatagTTGCACAAAACTAGTAAAACtataaaatgatttcatttaaGCCACTAAAAAGAGTaatatgaatacattaaaaatggCTTATTGACAATGAAATACCAGTAAACCGTTTGGAACAAGGGTTTAATGTGCTGCACGAAATGAAGATGAAAGCATTCCTGAcctacagatgaataaaaccaGCTGAATTAAAGcatataaaaaaaggaaattctcaATAATATAAGACAAAAACATAAGAAGAGGAGCAATATAAAATCTAAATGTATGTTATATGTGGGTTCTGGGGGCCCCTGTGGAGGCCTTTCAAAGAAAGTTAACCCTGTTTTAGTGCTGTGCCACCAGACGAGAGAGCAGCTTCTCCCTCACCACTCTATAGTAAAACATAGTTATAATTTTATGGCTTACTCAAACTGTTTAGGTCAGAATCTGTACTGCTGACAGGTATTAGGAGTAACCATAACAACTATCAAGACAGAACCATCCTTCTTGTCGACATCAATAGAGAGAGGGATCAGTAGTATAACAGCTTTCACTCACATTAAAGATCAGATGGGTTCAAAAACAGTTCTAATGAGATTTGCTCTCCAGCTGGAGCTGCCTGTTCTCCTCGAGGCACAGTGACTCACTCCGATGGATCGGGCCAGATGAGGATTTACACCCCGTCCGTCATCTCAGCCCTGCAGGAGCACCTGGCGTCCACTGACCCAGAGCTGGGAGCGCCGCTGGAGAACCTGGTACCAAGCAGCAAACTGTCCTCCCACTGGGAGTCCAGGGTCCTGCAGGGCTCCATCATGGCGGCGGTGCTGGGGGACCCCGCCGCAGTTCGGATCGACCCGGTCACCCTGGCTGCACTACAGGACACAGGCTGGTACAGTGTCAACCTGAGCCGGGCGCAGAGTCTAGTCTGGGGAGAAGGTCAGGAAGATATCTACATGGTTGACAACCTGACTCATGTGTTTTAAGATTATTTGCAAGAGGAGGTAATccaataaatgtgtgtttttgtaggtGAAGGAGCCATGTTTGGGTCTCTCTCAACCTGTCAGGACAAGTCTTCATCCTTCTTCTGCACTGGCAGGttgatttataattatttatttgctttataCACAGActaaagtcacttttttttctcttaataccACATATCCAGCACTCATGTTTGCTTTATTCCTTTCTTTCAGGGGGTTCGGGTGTCATTATCTTCACCTCCACAAGGGGGAGTGCCAGACTGATGAATACCTGGAGGGATGTGGAGTGTACAAACCCCTCAAGAATGGAGTCAGTTTTGGGATTCAGtaaaaaatcatcatcaccGAAACAATATTCTGCAGATTACAGAACACACTTAACTCTTCTTATACTCAATTTTCTCtggatgtttcctttttccagTCTGTAAAGCAGAAACATGCCTCTCTAGTTCTATTTCTTGCACCCTAGATTGCAGTTCTTGCCATTTTTCTTGCCACTGCAGCAGCGCTTGTCCCCCCCTGTTCTTCCTTTTGTCCTTTAGAGTGAATGTTGGAAAGGGGAAAATGCCTGGAGGTCAGCTGAAGAGGACAGGAGCGGGGAGATATTTGGCGTCGACAGCCGATGCTTCGTCTCCGGCCTCACCAGACAGGTGAGCGCTTGTGCGTGAATGCTCGTCAccaactgttttattttctttttaacaggattttcttcctctccatctctttcttttaGAACCACAGTGGGATTATTTTGTCCAACAGCTCCGCGGAGGGACGCTGTTACAGACACAGGTGTGCTGGACCGAACAGGTACCAAATCCAGGTGTCTGGCTCGGAATGGGTGGACTGTCCGGCAGGGGGCACCACTCAGGtgacatgacaaaacaacacacagtcttTAACTGTGGCTCACTGAGAATCAGTAGGGTCGTGGAGAATGAACAGACTAATTATGGCTTCTGAGGTATTCTAAGCAGTGGTTTTGAAACCTATttgatgttgttgattttgtCCCCTGTCGCCCAAGAAATTGCTTTTAGATGCTAATAACTAACCACAATGAAAGCACAAAAGTGACAATGTGATGCAGTGTAAATGAATTGTTGCAATAAATGAGATATTATCAGGGACAATGTGTAGGTGTATTGTTTTAAGTGCTTCCTACACTATGCGACATATATGCATGAGTAATAGATTGTTtatagtgatgtcatcattatATCGTAATGGATGTGACGATGATGCCAGATCTTGACGTCTTTGCTGTTTTACCCCTCAGATTAAAGGATATCAGGGTTTAGTTTCCTGCCCTGACAGGAGGTTGTGTCTCCACGCTGACATCACTCCTCCCCCAGACAACGTCATTCCGTTTCCTGCCTCTATCACAAGGCAAGTGCGACTTTAAACAAGCAACTTTCTTCCGGTACTGTAACCTGTAAATCATACTAACTTTGTCTCTTGTCACTCAGTGATCCCTACGAGACTCTAACCTCAGCCCAGGACGAGACGTGGTCGCCCCTCAGACCCCCTGCAGAGCTCGCTGCAGCCACAGCGCTCTGCGTCACCGCCGCTCTGTGTCTCCTGGCTGCAGTCGTGGTGTCTTATAGGAAATGCTGGTCCCGCAGGGTCAGGGTCCACTCTGCCCCAGAGGAGCACAGTGATCTGTAGCAAACGCCGGCTATTGAATCTTTGAATGTAAACTTTCAGCAGTGAAAAAGTTGAATAAACTCTGTTTCTTGAGAttgaattatcatttttttttattcaaagaaaacattcatttgcATATGAACTTTTATTGAACAGCAAATAATGAACATGTTTTGCGATGGGGCAGACTCCactaaacacaaaatgatgtaATGATAAATTATATTGAAAGCATCGCAAAATACACATTAAAGACATAATTAACTGAAGTAATACAGAAATAATGGAGATCTTCAAGTTAAAAAATACTACAAAAAAAATGGTCTCCCTTAATCATTCATGTTGTTTGTGACATAGCTCagtaaatgaaatacaaaaattgAGAATCACAGTTGATTAACAACATTAAGAGCTTTCATCTTGGCATCAAGTTGCCGATTATCATTTTCTAATTCCATGTCCGGCGCTGACATCATGGGTTCCCGGCTCTGTCTACTATGGTTGGTTGATAAGGTAATAGTATGGGGATAAGGATCACGGCTATTGCAAGAACACCAACAACGATGATGGCACCAATCACAAAAGGATTCTTCAGGATGTCAGCTAGTCTCTCACAGGGTTGCTCGGAATCCCAATCTGGTTGGAAAGGAAGACAGAACATATTTTCCTTAGACGAGCACTTTCAAATGAGGGATTCATTGTGCAGACAATTTCACCTCACCTCCCCTTTTACTGCTCATTTCTATCCTCTTATCTGGCTTTGTCCTGCTGTCCGGGTGATGTTTACTGGAGTAAGCTGTGGGTTGTTTTTTAGGGAGGAAATCATCTGTCTCTGCTGGGGCCCTGTGCTGGTCCCTGGTGAAGCTCGAAACTTTCCTTCCATGCTCTGGAtgaccctcctctcctctgtagTGATGCCTGAATGACTCTTTGTCCCTCTCATTTCTATCTTGAACTTGTCTGTTTCCTTTATCACGTGCACTTtccctgatttgttttttgtgttccaCTTTGTGTCCCATCCGTTGATCCAGATGACCGGTTTCATCCTGTCGTTCTCTCCCCTCGTGTCTCTGACTCCCTGAGGcttcaagaagaagaaaagtcaCACATGTTGATTAATTATCTGTAAATATTACAAGCTTTGAAGATTTCTGGATGCATGTTTGTGATCTTACCTCTATACAAGAGCAGATATGCAGTGCGGGAACTGTTGAACAGCCAAATTGAAGTTATTGTTTGCACAGTGCAGCAAAAAGTTGAGAACATAAAGTTAACATTTCCAGATATATGATAGAATATATGTCAGATTTGAGACTAAACATTCAGGGTTTATCATGAAAAGAGAAGTTGGTATCACAATCTCACCACAAGGTCCACTTAGCACTGTagctggttagggttagggttagggttaagcTTTTGATCATATCACATGATCTTCTCAACAACTTTAGAGGTGTAATTTGGAGAATATGGCCAGAGTTctaactgctgctctttgctagctgtTCTTGACTGTAGctggactgaacacagccttcAAGAGtaaggaggtgatttacagagaCCCTGACCAAGAGTATGACATTGGGGACAGCAAGACAtgacaggcagagacagagagtgatgTTGCTGTGGAAGAGCGACAAGAGTTTTGAAAACTCTGGCAGCTACTAGATGGACCTTTTGGATGGATTTTTTCATCAACCATGTCAGACTTGATCAACGGGAATAAAGTGAACATACTTGTGAGTCCTTGTTTGTGCAAATGGTTCTTTAGCCTGAAAAACAAGAGCAACATTCAAAAGacattgatttctttttgcaGGTTTTGTATATTTGTTATAGTGGATAAGTTAAATTGGCCCTCACCTTTTTGACGTAATTGTCATTACACTCATACCAGGTGTTGTCCTCAGACAGGACGGTGGCTGTGTAATGTCCACCTCTTATACTGCCCATGTGGTTCACCATCCCATACAGTTCGTACTTCTTGTTCTGCAAGAAAGAACCCAGTCAGGTACAAGGAGGGAtttcaaaagtgaaaacactgttcATAGTAACTTCCTCTTGCCTTTCTCTGTAGGACACGTGGCACTTCCACACAGCAGTCTGATTTGAAATGTGTCATGGTGCTGTAGTCGATGTCAAATCTCTTGAGAAGCAGAATCAAATTCGGAGGGAACTCTGTCATCTCACAACCCTAAAATCAGGTAAGAATGATTGTTATGAACAACGGTAGACAAACATATGAAGTGCTCATTTCAGCCCCTCCAGGAAGTTGCGATTTTGCCAATTTTGTCCAAATCACTGCAACTTTTCCAAAGGTTTGACCACTCATCTTAGTTGAGTTCCACTGATTGAAATACTCCCCTGTGCAAACTGTTGAGCTGTACATGTACGTCAACAAACTTACTTTCTTGTTTCTGGTCTTGACTGTTGCAACACAGACCACAGTCATTTTACAAAAGCTGTCGTGaaaatctaaatcaaacagCCTGCAAAATCCTGGAGGGGCTGTCACTGGAATCCCTGATAACATTTGTTCAGGCCACTGTTGATGTTTGAAAACTCACACTTGTCGcctctgttttcctttcacATTCGTTGCAGTACACCATGTTGTCTCCGCTGAATCTTATTGTCTCAAAAATCCTCTCAAAACCTCGTTCCTGTAGAAGCACAGATGTTGCAATGAATATAAAACaagcttttattatttatgtaattaTGCTGTAACTAGCAGTTGATATCAGCTGAAGATCGTGTTGCTACAGCAGCCCCTTTCCCATACATTATCCATGTAAGCAACCTAGCAATCGATTCTGGTAGCGTTTCCTTGCGTTTTGAGAGACGAGGCATTGTTTTGCTCACTCCTGGATAGCGTAAAGCTGCAATGACACATATATGTGAATGCAGGTGAATGAAAATCGTatgctgctgctgaatgcaGGCAGTGCAGAATGTGAAGCACACAGGACTTATTTTGATGGTTTGCAGTCTGTTTGATGGGTCAACCACACATGTTTACGAAGTCGCCTAATGGTCATGGTGAGATTTTTTTGGACTGCTTTTGCCTTCTCCCACAATATGTTTTGGGTCCCCTTACtacattttttcctcctctgagcttCTTAGATCAATCCTCTGGACTCACtcttcactgtctgtgtctctgggtTTGTTAGGTAGAGTGTACAGGCCTGTTGGTCCAGAGcgaaacactgcagctgcaacaacCAAAGTGCTGGTGTGTTCACTGGTACAGTGTCTCTGGG of Acanthopagrus latus isolate v.2019 chromosome 10, fAcaLat1.1, whole genome shotgun sequence contains these proteins:
- the LOC119027680 gene encoding leishmanolysin-like peptidase 2 isoform X2, which encodes MVLPPSQRLWVGMLAVMVALVVEFPGALPKCIFDEVQAQNGVVRAAPRGPPSLRAQAGQQTHHPGWRASPLQGLSERQRRSERKIPPPTPTSPQPIRIRSWVPKESNNLSEVEEKRVAAAVEEAVRMVSSLLSVDRGKGPLLLSRDINKYCKFIWRNSSTANYNRCGRANSNYRSETCLDVTIPDDHLAGCRIYPEADSPRRTELRPDGAGLPDTDFLLYLHLGATDKCRAEPNVLAYAVHCQTDAHGRPVAGVVVICRDRLTRAAYSHQTSVQAVIHELFHALGFSKHLFHTWRDCSSTNTAGAACSPRGTVTHSDGSGQMRIYTPSVISALQEHLASTDPELGAPLENLVPSSKLSSHWESRVLQGSIMAAVLGDPAAVRIDPVTLAALQDTGWYSVNLSRAQSLVWGEGEGAMFGSLSTCQDKSSSFFCTGRGFGCHYLHLHKGECQTDEYLEGCGVYKPLKNGSECWKGENAWRSAEEDRSGEIFGVDSRCFVSGLTRQNHSGIILSNSSAEGRCYRHRCAGPNRYQIQVSGSEWVDCPAGGTTQIKGYQGLVSCPDRRLCLHADITPPPDNVIPFPASITSDPYETLTSAQDETWSPLRPPAELAAATALCVTAALCLLAAVVVSYRKCWSRRVRVHSAPEEHSDL
- the LOC119027680 gene encoding leishmanolysin-like peptidase 2 isoform X1; the protein is MVLPPSQRLWVGMLAVMVALVVEFPGALPKCIFDEVQAQNGVVRAAPRGPPSLRAQAGQQTHHPGWRASPLQGLSERQRRSERKIPPPTPTSPQPIRIRSWVPKESNNLSEVEEKRVAAAVEEAVRMVSSLLSVDRGKGPLLLSRDINKYCKFIWRNSSTANYNSSPSCRCGRANSNYRSETCLDVTIPDDHLAGCRIYPEADSPRRTELRPDGAGLPDTDFLLYLHLGATDKCRAEPNVLAYAVHCQTDAHGRPVAGVVVICRDRLTRAAYSHQTSVQAVIHELFHALGFSKHLFHTWRDCSSTNTAGAACSPRGTVTHSDGSGQMRIYTPSVISALQEHLASTDPELGAPLENLVPSSKLSSHWESRVLQGSIMAAVLGDPAAVRIDPVTLAALQDTGWYSVNLSRAQSLVWGEGEGAMFGSLSTCQDKSSSFFCTGRGFGCHYLHLHKGECQTDEYLEGCGVYKPLKNGSECWKGENAWRSAEEDRSGEIFGVDSRCFVSGLTRQNHSGIILSNSSAEGRCYRHRCAGPNRYQIQVSGSEWVDCPAGGTTQIKGYQGLVSCPDRRLCLHADITPPPDNVIPFPASITSDPYETLTSAQDETWSPLRPPAELAAATALCVTAALCLLAAVVVSYRKCWSRRVRVHSAPEEHSDL